In Rhodamnia argentea isolate NSW1041297 chromosome 1, ASM2092103v1, whole genome shotgun sequence, the genomic window AGATGCCGGTGCTAGTGCTCGTGCCCGAGATGTCGGACCCAATAACATCAAGGCATAGCAAGGGTCCCTAGCGCCCGAGCACGGCTCCTCGGCGCCTATGCTCGAGATGTCGGACCCGGTAATGTCGAGGCCGAGCAGAGGTCCCCATCACTTGAGCCCGAGTCCTTGATGCCCATGCCCGATCCATCAAAGGTCGGGGCCCTCGATCCCGTCTCTCGTGCCCGTGCTTGGGTCCCCAACGCCCAAGCCTCAGATTCTCAGCACTTGCCCCTCAGCCCATGGATGTCAGGCTCGAGTCCCTAGCTCTCGCACCGTGGTTCATCGATGATGGCCTTGGGACCTTGGTTCTTGAACCCGTGTTCATCAAGGCCAGGGCTTAGGATCCTGGCACCCGTGCCCGGACGAACATTTTTCACAAACACAAACGAAGTCCATATCCCTACTAATCATGAAATTATAATAACGTGCGAGTTCATTAAAACCATATTAATGTGTATTATAATGTAATTATgtgaaggagagaaaaaaatgctAGGATGAGGAGTCGGTGCACCATGTGAACCCGACAATTATCCGGTTGCCCGGAGAGGGCGAGGATTTAAATGGATCCGTTGACCAAAACCCGGAGCACACGTTTAAGGAATATGCTAAACTGGATTCTTTCTCAGCTGGTGCAAAGTCttgacctctttttttttttttttcacttccacctccacctccttggaaattaaattaatcttaattttcAAGACggtcccttctttttttttttttttatcattaatcTTTAATATAGCGGTGCTTACTTCCTGCTGCAATTTGGGTAGTGGATTTTCCTTAAATGGCATCCGTTGGAAAacggataatgacataaatgttaGGTGATATGTAATGCGGTCCCTGTACTTATTTATTCAACtcgatccctaaactttagtcaATGTTCGATGCAATCCCTCGACTTTTGGCATAATCCCCGAACcatatgaaaaatattcaatgtagccatttcattaatttaaaattagagatcacattaaacaattttcattttgtctAGGGGCCTAAATTGAGCATGTaagaaaagttcatggattacattgaacaatcggagattacattgcacattgggctaaaataTTCATGAACCACGTcgagcaaattaaaaattcgaggaTCGCGTTGCACGTTAGATCAAAGTTGGGTGGCCATTTGCGTCATTCTCCCATTGGATAACTGTAACGAAGATCAATTGTTCTGTGTTGACTACAATCACGAGGCTTTGTTTCCTGCCAGACATTTATTACCTGGGATTGAAATTTAATGCGACAAGTCGTGAGAAATTTGCTGACTACAGAAACAAACCCTCTTGTGCATCGATGGGGACTGATCAGAAACTGCTAACCGCTCCGTACCTTGGGACTGCATTTATACTGCTTTGGGATGTCAAGTTCTTAATTTACTGcgacttcaaaaagaaaagaaaaaaaaaaaaaaaaagatgctcgGATAGATATACTATTTAAGATGCTCGAAAGCTGATCTGGACACCACGTGAttgttacaaaaaaataaaaaataaaaaataaaaattaaggagGTACAAAAGATGCACCTTATTTTCCAACCAATTGCACATTTATATACTAATAATTATGCGAAATATCAAACACACACCCCGAGTTTCACATTTGAAGCCAACAATTATCCTTGCGCTGTTCTTTACAGAAATCTCATTTTATTTCGAGAAAGGCGTACACCCCAAATCATAAACTTCGGTCAATATAAGCCTACGGCCTTATTGGTAAAAGGATCGAGGGGGTGGGGTCGTAGAGTACCAGGTCCTAGTTCGATTTTCGCGAGCATTGCATACACATATGCAAAGAAAAGACGAactggacaaaaaaaaaagaacaaaaaaaaaaaaaattcaatcctaaCTTCACACCCCGTACACGAAAACTCGAGATCGAATCATCCAAACCCTAGTCCGACCTGCCCGATCTAAGCAGACATGATGCGAAatatcaacaaattgaaggcaTTATgattcatgatttggttaattGATGGGGGGATTAAAAGAACCTTTCTAGGCTTCTATTCCTTTGGCTTTTCGAAGAGGACAAGACCTAGAGACCCAAAACCGCGGAAGGGAACAGAGAAAAATGTTCGGGCGGGGAATCATAAGGTCACGGAGGAAAAAGGTTTTGATTAGCTTGGCCCATTGGAAGAAATTGCACAGGGAATCGATCTCATTTGGATTATTACCATAGGCATCAAACACTGCCATCCACTTATGTCTGAAAGCAcaaactttcttcttcttcttcttcttattcattttttccgAAAAAAAGTTTAATTAGGAGCATTTAATCAAATAATCCTTTAACAATCGAGGTGGTTCCTCATCTTAATCATGCCAAGTATTATAGGACAATGGCTTGAGCAATCGGCGCTGAAAGGAAGACTGAACTCGAAATCTCTTGCTTCTTACGACGTCAATATCGATCCATGTACGGTAAAATACTTGTTCGAACCATCTTATTGTGACTCCCTGTGGTTTTACATTCTCGAAAATGAATTATGGATAAAGGGATTAAAAATGTGAGCAAACTTTTTAGTTCAGATGGATAGAGAGAGACATTAACCATTACAGGATGGAAGTCTTACCAACAAATAGTCAACAGCTTCTAGCAAGAAAACAAATAGTCAACACCACACCGCCGAGCATATCCCTCTCTTTCTCCCACCGTCGATCGTTTCTGGGACGATCCAGGATTGCAGCTGACGAACCTTCTTGGCAGAGCAGGAACTGGGAAACAcgacccctttctctctctctctctctctctctctttctctcccttcgAACCTTGAAACACGACCTCTCGCTCTCCGCTTGTGCGTGTGTATGGGACAAGGAGTTAGAAATTTCAAGAGGGGATGACACCGACCTTTCAGGCTGGCTTGACGTCCAGACGCCCGGAACGCCCATCTCCGCCATTTCCGGACTAAGAAGTCGATGCGGGACAGAGGGCGGCTTACTAAAATTACATTACATTCGATGAGCAGTCGGTGAAATATGCACACTTGATTCGAGTATGACAGTATACCGCGCTCGAACCGTAGTATTTCGTAATTTCGAGAGAGTTGCGATGCGACATGAGACGGTTTGCGATCATTTCGGTGAATTATcataaaagaagggaaaattacctTAGGtactctgttttatttttttggccttttggtcattttaaatAAGAAAAGGGCAAACAGGAACTTGCTGCCTCTTCAATCTGCTATATAACACCCAAGTACGCCCCCCTCTTTCCCtcccccttcttcctcttttgctCTTCCTCGCTCTGATGTTCCTTTCTCTGTTCTTCTGCTGAGCCTTTTTGACACCAAACCCACTTTTCCCCTAATTTGCTCACCCACCACTCTCGCTCATCAATTCACTACCAGCTTCAACCGGCCATCGCTGGACCCCAAACCCACCATCTCTCTTCTGCTTCCCCGGCTCAAACCCCGCTCAATCTTGTGTTTTCTGCGTTTAAATTCTTGTGTCTGAACTGGGTAATCCTTAATCAGTACACATAACAACATAAGCTGAGAAAGTTCCAATTTTTCCTTCGGGGTTTCTTCGAGCCATGGAAAACGCCTTCTTTGTGTGTGGAGGAACACTCGTCCCACCACCGACATTGCAGGTtgaatcatcatcatcgtcaccGATGTTGTTTTTATCCACTTGGCAATCGCTCTCTTCTGCCCTGGATGCTCAGTCCTCAGAGCTTAACTGCCTCTACAACCCAAGCTGGGAAAAGTCAACAACAGATCGTGGGCTGGCCAAGTTTGACTCTGCCCTGACCTCCATTGGGTCCTCGCCTGCAGGTTCCACCTCTAACTCCAACTTATCCAGTGACAGCCTTGTGATGAGGGAACTGGTTGGGAAGCTCGGTGGCGTTGGCAATTCCAGCGAGCTTCCGCCGCATTCTCATCACTTGTTCGCCGCCATGCCGGCAAAGGCGGATTCTCATTTTGGTGGAGATAACAGAGCCAACAATTCATGTTACAGCACTCCCGTGAACTCCCCGCCGAAGCTGAATGTGCCCCCCGTGATGGATCACTTGTTTCAGGACAGTCATCACTTGCCTAAATTGGGACATGCCGTGATGCCTTTGAACTCTGGCCTAGCAGAGTTCTCACCCGATCCTGGGTTCGCGGAGCGAGCGGCGAGGCTCTCTTGCTTTGGCAGCAGGAGCTTCAATGGCCGTTCAGGCCAATTTGGCATGAAATATGACGAAATCGTGAATAGATCCATGCCGCCGATGGCGAACCGGAAGTTGGCTCGGGTTTCCAGCAGCCCATCCCTCAAGGCACTCGAATCTCAAATGGCTGCTGAGCAGAACAAGGATTCGCCACCGCAGGACAGAGAAGAATTGTCAAATTCCCAAGGGGGATCTTCGTTGTCAGAGCAAATCCCGAGCGAAGAAATAGGTCTGAGAGCTTCCAGCGATGCCGGCTCGCGGAAAAGAAAGGTGGCCCCCAAAGGGAAGGCGAAGGGATCCGCAGGAACCTTGCCATCTTCAACTGATGCGAAGGTAatgaaataaataatgaaaagcaCATGGCAATGATTCAATTGTTTGTATCCATGAATTGTTTGCTGAAGTTGGGAAACTGCCATTACAGGTTGATGAGGATCACGAAAATTCCGATGCCAAGAGATGCAAGCACGATGAAAGTGTAGGAAATGAGAACTGCTCAGGCAAGGCCGAGCATGGTCTGAAAGGAAGTACTGGAGCTGCATcagaaaaagacaaacaaaccAAGACCGAGGTGAAAGACTACATTCATGTCAGAGCAAGGCGGGGTCAGGCAACCGATAGCCATAGCCTTGCTGAGAGAGTAAGAATTGCAGTCGCCTTACTAGTTTTTTGGCCACAGATTAGACGAATATATGCTGCGCCCGAGCTGATAATAGCTTCGTGGGCCGTTTGATTTAGGTGCGTCGGGAGAAGATCAGCGAGCGCATGAAAATTCTCCAAGACCTCGTGCCGGGGTGCAACAAGGTGTGTCTATGAATGATGATCCTGAAAAAAGAGAGATGTTCTAATTGCGCGAAATGCTAGTTACGCTAACTTGGTTTCGGGTTTGCAATCTTAGGTGACTGGAAAGGCCCTTATGCTCGATGAGATCATCAACTACGTCCAGTCGTTGCAACATCAAGTCGAGGTAATGAATTGATCCATAAAAAGGCCATGCTCTTTTTGATTGATTACGTCTTGGCCTAACAGTTTGCGGTTGTTGATTGTGTAGTCCCTTTCTATGAAGTTGGCTTCTGTAAATACCAGTCCTGATTATAAAGTGGATGCTCTTATGTCAAAGGAAGTAAGTGTAGAAACTTCAAACACAGACAATTTCTGTATATTCTGGAGAAGGGGACACTGATAAGTGCACCTGATGTTGTCATTTCAGATGTTTCAATCAAACGGCGCAATTCAATATCCTATCCTTCCGCCAGATTCGTCGGCGGCATCCGTCTTATACGGCCACCGCCAGCACCAGGAAAACGCAGCAGTATATAACAACATCACGGAGGGGAGACCCACACAATATCCAATGGACCCACTAAATGAGCTGCAGTTTCCTCCATTGGAGGGATCGAACGATCATTTTCCCGCGGTAATTAGTGTTTCCGAGAAGTACTAATACGTACATAAACTCCAATCAGAATCGAGATTATCTAACTTGTTTCTGATTGGTCATTTTCGGACTCAGTCCTTCTGCGGAGATGACCTGCAGATGCTGGTTCAAATGGGTTTCGGCCAAGAGATGCTGACAGAAGCAGCAATGGATCATCGGAAAAATCAAGGTATGCAGAGAAAGTCGAAAATTTGACCAGTTTATGTTCACGAGAGGCATTACATTCTTAGTAATGCAGCGGAAACTCTGGCTTGTCTCAGGTCAAAACCAGATCTCCCCCATGAAAATTGAGCTCTAGCAAGCTACTCGAATTTTCCTCACTGACTGCCTGGTGACGGATACCCTGTATATACAAGCTGTGTTGTTCGGAAAGTTTGCAAGATTGCCGAGCAATTTGATCCTCGGCCCGATGAAGACAAATTTTTTCACCCTATTATTCTTTTCCTGTTAGTAAAGTTGTCTATGATCTTGTCTATTAGTTTCAGAGGTAGTCTTCTTGGCGTATACACCTTTACAGCACCGAATCTAGTATTATATCCACGAGTAGCTTTCATATTCCTACCTGTTGGACATTGTAACCTCATGATTTCAAGAGGAAATTATTCTAAATGAATTGGAGGGAAATGGTTTTCGTACTTAATCTCCCTCTCGGTGTGCCTTTCAATGGTCTATATCAGTCGAAAACAACGATTAAACCGCGTAATCCGGTAGTTTTGATTCGTACTCTTGTTTGTGGAACCAGCTGTTTGGTGCCTTGTTTCTATCTGCTTTGTTTCTCGCAAAAAAGTCTTCCTTTGAATGATTAAGACATTCGGTAAAATCTCCAATCAGCCTCATCTGGGGTCAACAGAATCAATCCCCCATGATTTCTGCCATGTCCTTTGGGCCCCCTGTAACTTTCATCTGGTTTTAACCCAgataagaaagaggaaaaacaaacacTCAAGCTTCTGTGCTCTGTCCACCTTCTTCCAACCGTGCAATTAAAGAACTCCATCAAGTGAAAAGGGGTGTGGAAGTTGGAAGTTTGAAGTAGAACCGCTCCTTTTAACAACCctttttcttcatcatcattcACCCTGAAGATTATTCCAATTTGACATCAAAAGAACCCCCAGGTTGGCATTGGTGAGATTCTGACTAGACCCAGCGAACCAAGGACCTTTATAGTTACATCAACTTTATTAAAAATGCAAACTTGGGGATAAGGGAAAGAGAGGGTAATGTAGTGGAGTTCATGTATGGAAAGAAAAGATACCCTGGAAATAAACTAGACTGTCATTGTTTTTGCTCTGGGAGGTTGGTGAAAAATTCCAGTTTATGGCATTGCTTAGCAGCTTTTAAGCACCAATTTAATATTTGAGGGTGCATTATTGGGCCCTGCAGATTAATGTAACAAGATTACAGAGGAAGATGCTCTGAATGTGGCTTTGCATGAAGGACATGTGCTGAC contains:
- the LOC115733871 gene encoding transcription factor bHLH62-like isoform X1; translation: MENAFFVCGGTLVPPPTLQVESSSSSPMLFLSTWQSLSSALDAQSSELNCLYNPSWEKSTTDRGLAKFDSALTSIGSSPAGSTSNSNLSSDSLVMRELVGKLGGVGNSSELPPHSHHLFAAMPAKADSHFGGDNRANNSCYSTPVNSPPKLNVPPVMDHLFQDSHHLPKLGHAVMPLNSGLAEFSPDPGFAERAARLSCFGSRSFNGRSGQFGMKYDEIVNRSMPPMANRKLARVSSSPSLKALESQMAAEQNKDSPPQDREELSNSQGGSSLSEQIPSEEIGLRASSDAGSRKRKVAPKGKAKGSAGTLPSSTDAKVDEDHENSDAKRCKHDESVGNENCSGKAEHGLKGSTGAASEKDKQTKTEVKDYIHVRARRGQATDSHSLAERVRREKISERMKILQDLVPGCNKVTGKALMLDEIINYVQSLQHQVESLSMKLASVNTSPDYKVDALMSKEMFQSNGAIQYPILPPDSSAASVLYGHRQHQENAAVYNNITEGRPTQYPMDPLNELQFPPLEGSNDHFPASFCGDDLQMLVQMGFGQEMLTEAAMDHRKNQGQNQISPMKIEL
- the LOC115733871 gene encoding transcription factor bHLH62-like isoform X2 is translated as MENAFFVCGGTLVPPPTLQVESSSSSPMLFLSTWQSLSSALDAQSSELNCLYNPSWEKSTTDRGLAKFDSALTSIGSSPAGSTSNSNLSSDSLVMRELVGKLGGVGNSSELPPHSHHLFAAMPAKADSHFGGDNRANNSCYSTPVNSPPKLNVPPVMDHLFQDSHHLPKLGHAVMPLNSGLAEFSPDPGFAERAARLSCFGSRSFNGRSGQFGMKYDEIVNRSMPPMANRKLARVSSSPSLKALESQMAAEQNKDSPPQDREELSNSQGGSSLSEQIPSEEIGLRASSDAGSRKRKVAPKGKAKGSAGTLPSSTDAKVDEDHENSDAKRCKHDESVGNENCSGKAEHGLKGSTGAASEKDKQTKTEVKDYIHVRARRGQATDSHSLAERVRREKISERMKILQDLVPGCNKVTGKALMLDEIINYVQSLQHQVESLSMKLASVNTSPDYKVDALMSKEMFQSNGAIQYPILSPDSSAASVLYGHRQHRKNAAVYNNITEGRPTQYPMGPLNELQFPPLDGSNDHVPAVISVSEKY